In Arcobacter lacus, a single genomic region encodes these proteins:
- a CDS encoding tellurium resistance protein TerC, whose product MVFINRISGVLIFFSFITTIYAYFFQNDFLIVSGILAWFSSALLFFTLKHKKILLILLSLSFFAFLFSYINGFKIDFIKAFTVNQYLLTLLIAVGFLKLIATPRKEKNQLLPKGKQSFIKTYFSVHLFGSVINISSLLLVADKMYKKSPLNPAQIVLLTRAFASDAYWSPFFVAFAAAITYAPNLQTYTIISFGIFLAITAFVITYFDVTKDKKFNIDEFNGYPLSLETLYLPIILAIFVLTTHYFYPTLEVIVLISSFSILMTFFILPFKKSFLEALKILKYHIIDELPKMKSEISLFLVAGLFGILIGSVLTGLNFTLPFEIFDYKVASLLLLIFILLAFIGIHPIITIAIIGDFFINSNHTLLAMTFLMAWSTTVSTSPISGLNLTIVARYNCSAKEIFMLNIFYALKMYIVCVICLFVLSKYLNI is encoded by the coding sequence ATGGTTTTTATAAATAGAATTTCAGGTGTATTAATATTTTTCTCTTTTATTACCACAATTTATGCTTATTTTTTTCAAAATGATTTTTTGATAGTATCAGGAATTTTAGCTTGGTTTTCATCAGCTTTACTTTTTTTTACTTTAAAACATAAAAAAATACTTTTAATATTACTTAGTTTATCTTTTTTTGCTTTTTTGTTCAGTTATATAAATGGCTTTAAAATAGACTTTATAAAAGCTTTTACAGTAAATCAATACCTTTTAACATTACTTATTGCCGTTGGATTTTTAAAACTTATAGCAACCCCAAGAAAAGAGAAAAATCAACTCTTACCAAAAGGTAAACAATCATTTATAAAAACTTATTTTAGTGTTCATCTTTTTGGTTCAGTTATAAACATCTCTTCTTTATTATTAGTTGCAGATAAAATGTACAAAAAGTCTCCTTTAAATCCCGCTCAGATAGTACTTCTTACAAGAGCATTTGCTAGTGATGCTTATTGGTCACCTTTTTTTGTAGCTTTTGCAGCAGCTATTACTTATGCACCAAATTTACAAACATATACGATAATATCTTTTGGAATATTTTTAGCAATTACTGCTTTTGTAATTACTTATTTTGATGTGACAAAAGATAAAAAATTTAATATTGATGAATTTAATGGCTATCCACTATCTTTAGAAACTTTATATCTACCAATAATTTTAGCAATATTTGTACTAACGACTCACTATTTTTACCCTACTTTAGAAGTTATAGTTTTAATTTCAAGTTTTTCTATTTTAATGACATTTTTTATTTTACCATTTAAAAAAAGTTTTCTTGAAGCACTAAAGATTTTAAAATATCATATTATTGACGAACTTCCTAAAATGAAATCAGAAATATCTCTATTTTTAGTTGCAGGATTATTTGGAATTTTAATTGGTTCTGTTTTAACTGGATTAAATTTTACTTTACCATTTGAAATTTTTGATTATAAAGTTGCTTCACTTTTACTTCTTATTTTTATACTTTTAGCTTTTATTGGTATTCATCCAATTATTACAATAGCAATAATCGGTGATTTTTTTATAAATTCAAATCATACTTTATTAGCTATGACATTTTTAATGGCTTGGTCAACAACTGTTTCCACTTCACCAATTTCTGGATTAAATTTAACAATAGTTGCAAGATATAACTGCAGTGCAAAAGAGATATTTATGTTAAATATTTTTTATGCTTTAAAGATGTATATTGTGTGCGTTATTTGTCTATTTGTTTTATCAAAATACTTAAATATTTAA
- a CDS encoding C40 family peptidase, translating into MKFKNIFFLTVTFSFLFTGCSYKTSEEVVDMGNYPNTSYSASNTNNYGEMYLKSPKKSNFFDELTHQNYITKKDKINEGLFSVYNQWKGTRYKLGGTSKSGIDCSGFVQKVLQQGFGLSMPRDTVSLSKVGTSIKKDELKMGDLVFFKTKRNNHVGIYLEDGKFMHASTKIGVTISELDSDYFKNSYWKAQRIFN; encoded by the coding sequence ATGAAATTTAAAAATATATTTTTTTTAACTGTAACTTTTTCCTTTTTATTCACAGGTTGTTCATATAAAACTAGTGAAGAAGTAGTTGATATGGGTAATTATCCTAATACTTCTTATAGTGCTTCTAATACTAATAATTATGGTGAAATGTATTTAAAATCACCTAAAAAGAGTAATTTCTTTGATGAATTAACACACCAAAATTACATAACTAAAAAAGATAAAATAAATGAAGGTCTTTTTAGTGTTTATAATCAATGGAAAGGTACTAGATACAAACTTGGCGGAACTTCAAAAAGTGGAATTGATTGTTCTGGTTTTGTGCAAAAAGTACTTCAACAAGGTTTTGGTTTAAGTATGCCAAGAGACACTGTTTCTTTATCAAAAGTTGGAACTTCTATAAAGAAGGATGAACTTAAGATGGGTGATTTGGTATTTTTCAAGACTAAAAGAAATAATCATGTTGGAATTTATCTTGAAGATGGAAAATTTATGCATGCTTCAACAAAAATTGGTGTAACTATTTCTGAACTTGATAGTGACTATTTCAAAAATAGTTATTGGAAAGCACAAAGAATCTTTAACTAA
- the pheA gene encoding chorismate mutase translates to MANEDGLLELRNQLDNIDNKLLDLLNERMKIVHKVGSLKAKSGGAIYRPDREKAIIDRLDKINQENSGLLNRSAIEALFLEIFAISRNIELPENIGYLGPQGSFTHQAAEARFGAMSSYVSVSSIKGIFKELKSKKIKFGVVPIENSSNGIVNDTINGFTNYDSKIVAEVILNIHHTLATTCDKISDIKKIYSKDIAFDQCRKFLTNFGLDEVELIPVESTTKAAKLAANEANSAAICAHVAAKLYNLPILFENIEDKDNNKTRFFILSDFENAPSGNDKTSILVNLPDEQGGLVKFLNDFNNAGINLTKIKSHIVEGNSIFFIDFDGHKDDENVKKVLEKHKPSVKILGSYVKEIKDI, encoded by the coding sequence ATGGCAAATGAAGATGGATTATTAGAGTTAAGAAACCAACTTGATAATATTGATAATAAACTTTTAGATTTACTAAATGAAAGAATGAAAATTGTCCATAAAGTTGGTAGTTTAAAAGCCAAAAGCGGTGGAGCGATATATAGACCAGATAGAGAAAAAGCTATTATTGATAGACTTGATAAAATTAATCAAGAAAATTCTGGACTATTAAATAGAAGTGCAATAGAAGCACTATTTTTAGAGATTTTTGCAATATCAAGAAATATAGAACTACCAGAAAATATAGGTTATCTTGGACCTCAAGGAAGTTTTACTCATCAAGCAGCAGAAGCTAGATTTGGAGCTATGAGTTCTTATGTTTCAGTTAGTTCAATAAAAGGCATTTTTAAAGAGTTAAAATCTAAAAAAATAAAATTTGGTGTTGTTCCAATAGAAAATTCATCAAATGGAATTGTAAATGATACTATAAATGGATTTACAAATTATGACTCAAAAATTGTTGCTGAAGTTATTTTAAATATTCATCATACTTTAGCAACAACTTGTGATAAAATAAGTGATATTAAAAAAATATATTCAAAAGATATCGCGTTTGATCAATGTAGAAAATTTTTAACAAATTTTGGACTTGATGAAGTTGAGTTAATTCCAGTAGAATCAACAACTAAAGCAGCAAAATTAGCAGCCAATGAAGCAAATAGTGCTGCAATTTGTGCTCATGTTGCTGCAAAACTATATAATCTTCCTATTTTATTTGAAAATATAGAAGATAAAGATAATAATAAAACAAGATTTTTTATTTTAAGTGATTTTGAAAATGCACCAAGTGGAAATGACAAAACTTCTATTTTAGTAAATCTTCCTGATGAACAAGGTGGATTAGTAAAGTTTTTAAATGATTTTAATAACGCAGGCATAAATTTAACAAAAATAAAATCGCATATAGTTGAAGGGAACTCTATATTTTTTATAGATTTTGACGGTCATAAAGATGATGAAAATGTAAAAAAAGTTTTAGAAAAACATAAACCTAGTGTAAAAATTTTAGGTTCTTATGTAAAAGAGATAAAAGATATTTAA
- a CDS encoding cytochrome-c peroxidase produces the protein MKLAISLSILLGASTLFATSLVQKAKDSGLEAIPAQKAQLMKLIDDPKDPITKEKVDLGKKLYFDPRLSKSGIISCNTCHNLGLGGADGIPVAIGHGWTANPHHLNSPTVYNSVFFKAQFWDGRSPHLADQAQGPIQAGPEMAAPPSLVEQRINSIPEYVAEFKKAYGNDVKIDFEKITSTIATFEKTLVTPSKFDEFLNGNTKALSNEEKEGLNLFIDKGCTSCHNGIALGGTMQPFEVASKYKFTNVGDFKGDANGMVKAPTLRNITETAPYFHNGQIWSLNEAVKEMGSVQLGIDISDNDAAKIVTFLKTLKGKKPAISYPQLPESTLDTEKPSFN, from the coding sequence ATGAAATTAGCAATCTCTTTATCAATATTATTAGGTGCAAGTACATTATTTGCAACTTCGTTGGTACAAAAAGCGAAAGATAGTGGCTTAGAAGCAATTCCTGCTCAAAAAGCACAATTGATGAAATTAATTGATGATCCAAAAGATCCAATCACAAAAGAAAAAGTAGATTTAGGGAAAAAATTATACTTTGATCCAAGACTTTCAAAAAGTGGAATTATTTCATGTAATACATGTCATAACTTAGGTTTAGGTGGAGCAGATGGAATTCCTGTTGCAATAGGTCATGGTTGGACAGCAAATCCACATCATTTAAACTCTCCAACAGTTTATAATTCTGTATTTTTTAAAGCACAATTTTGGGATGGTAGAAGCCCACACTTAGCAGATCAAGCACAAGGTCCAATTCAAGCAGGTCCAGAAATGGCTGCACCTCCATCACTTGTTGAACAAAGAATTAACTCTATTCCAGAATACGTTGCTGAATTTAAAAAAGCTTATGGAAATGATGTAAAAATTGATTTTGAGAAAATCACATCAACAATTGCAACTTTTGAAAAAACTTTAGTTACTCCTTCAAAATTTGATGAGTTTTTAAATGGAAATACAAAAGCTTTATCAAATGAAGAAAAAGAAGGATTAAATTTATTTATTGATAAAGGTTGTACAAGTTGCCATAATGGTATAGCTTTAGGTGGAACAATGCAACCATTTGAAGTTGCTTCAAAATATAAATTTACAAATGTTGGAGATTTTAAAGGTGATGCAAATGGTATGGTTAAAGCTCCAACTTTAAGAAATATAACAGAAACAGCACCATATTTCCATAATGGACAAATTTGGTCACTTAATGAGGCAGTTAAAGAGATGGGTTCAGTTCAATTAGGTATTGATATTTCTGATAATGATGCAGCAAAAATTGTAACATTTTTGAAAACATTAAAAGGTAAAAAACCAGCAATCTCTTATCCACAACTTCCAGAATCAACTCTTGATACTGAGAAACCGTCATTTAACTAA
- a CDS encoding AEC family transporter — translation MLFFALLSKIFPLYINIILGFISSKYLKIRRDYIAFLLVYILAPIVIFFATLSLKLNFQLLFLPIFVFLFGSIIAFFVLKKYKKQWDDSSINTLAFTCGTGNTGYFGIPLAMLLLTPHDSNIFIFATLGSLLYENTTGFYVTAKGTFTTRQSIMKIIKLPLIYAFLAGIILNILGFKIPQFIIPSFENLKWAYGILGMMMLGMGMMGFNLKKDIDKTYLKIAYFFKFIFWPASILFIILVDKNFIGFLDASIYKVLFLFSIVPLAGNTVTLAVLLKAKPQKASFTVLLSTLISVIFIPVSLIIYEWLF, via the coding sequence ATGTTATTTTTTGCTTTATTATCAAAAATTTTTCCCTTATATATTAATATTATATTAGGATTTATCTCTTCAAAATATCTAAAAATCAGAAGAGATTATATAGCTTTTTTATTAGTTTATATTCTAGCTCCAATTGTAATATTTTTTGCAACATTATCTTTAAAATTAAATTTTCAACTACTATTTTTGCCAATATTTGTATTTTTATTTGGTTCAATAATTGCTTTTTTTGTTTTAAAAAAATATAAAAAACAATGGGATGATAGCAGTATAAATACTCTCGCTTTCACTTGTGGAACTGGAAATACAGGATATTTTGGAATTCCTTTAGCAATGCTTTTATTAACTCCACATGATTCAAATATATTTATTTTTGCTACATTAGGTTCTCTTCTTTATGAAAATACAACTGGATTTTACGTAACAGCAAAAGGAACTTTTACAACAAGACAATCAATTATGAAAATAATAAAACTTCCTTTGATTTATGCTTTTCTTGCAGGAATTATTTTAAATATTTTAGGTTTTAAAATACCACAATTTATAATTCCTAGTTTTGAAAATTTAAAATGGGCTTATGGAATACTTGGAATGATGATGCTTGGAATGGGAATGATGGGATTTAATCTAAAAAAAGATATTGATAAAACTTATTTAAAGATTGCCTATTTCTTCAAATTTATTTTTTGGCCAGCTTCGATTCTATTTATAATACTCGTTGACAAAAATTTTATAGGATTTTTAGATGCATCTATATATAAAGTTTTATTTTTATTTTCTATCGTTCCACTTGCAGGAAATACTGTGACTTTAGCCGTATTATTAAAAGCAAAACCTCAAAAAGCAAGTTTTACAGTACTTTTAAGTACTTTAATTTCAGTTATATTTATTCCAGTTTCTTTGATTATTTATGAATGGTTGTTTTGA
- the hisC gene encoding histidinol-phosphate transaminase codes for MIFNEVLKNVSTYEAGKPIELVVREYGIDSKDVIKLASNENPYGTSPKVIAKIQELAKNMCLYPDDSMYELKDALAKKYNLESSNIIIGSGSDQILEFCIHAKCKKDSKILMAKTTFAMYEIYGKHVGAEIIKTNSEQHNLEEFSELYKKHGADIIFLCIPNNPLGECLDKNDVYEFLKTIDKNTLVVVDGAYQEYAAFKDEKKRICPKDLIDTFPNAIYLGTFSKAYSLGGMRVGYGFAQNEIIQNLYKIRAPFNITTLSLAAAIEALKDKEFVNDCISKNFEEMKRYEEYVTKKGFEYIPSYTNFITIKFGDKYVSKEVAQKLLERGMIVRDLTSYKQNAIRVTIGKPEQNTKLFQLLDEVLQNL; via the coding sequence ATGATATTTAATGAAGTATTAAAAAATGTTTCTACATATGAAGCAGGAAAACCAATTGAGTTAGTTGTAAGAGAATATGGAATAGATTCAAAAGATGTAATAAAACTAGCTTCAAATGAAAATCCATATGGAACAAGCCCAAAAGTTATCGCAAAAATTCAAGAATTAGCTAAAAATATGTGTTTATATCCAGATGATTCTATGTATGAATTAAAAGATGCTTTAGCTAAAAAATATAATTTAGAAAGCTCTAATATAATCATTGGTTCAGGAAGTGACCAAATACTAGAGTTTTGTATTCATGCAAAATGTAAAAAAGATTCGAAAATACTTATGGCAAAAACAACTTTTGCAATGTATGAAATCTATGGAAAACATGTTGGTGCAGAAATTATAAAAACAAACTCAGAACAACATAACCTTGAAGAGTTTTCAGAACTATATAAAAAACATGGTGCAGATATAATCTTCTTGTGTATTCCAAATAATCCATTAGGTGAATGTTTAGATAAAAATGATGTTTATGAGTTTTTAAAAACTATTGATAAAAATACCTTGGTTGTAGTTGATGGTGCTTACCAAGAATATGCAGCATTTAAAGATGAGAAAAAAAGAATTTGTCCAAAAGATTTAATAGATACTTTCCCAAATGCTATATACCTTGGAACATTTTCAAAAGCTTATTCTCTTGGTGGAATGAGAGTTGGTTATGGATTTGCACAAAATGAGATTATCCAAAACCTATATAAAATAAGAGCTCCGTTTAATATAACAACTTTGAGTTTAGCAGCAGCAATAGAAGCACTAAAAGATAAAGAGTTTGTAAATGATTGTATTTCTAAAAACTTTGAAGAGATGAAAAGATATGAAGAGTATGTAACAAAAAAAGGTTTTGAATATATACCTTCATATACAAACTTTATTACAATAAAATTTGGTGATAAATATGTGTCAAAAGAAGTAGCACAAAAACTATTAGAACGTGGTATGATAGTAAGAGATTTGACAAGTTATAAACAAAATGCAATAAGAGTTACAATAGGGAAACCTGAACAAAATACAAAATTATTTCAATTATTAGATGAAGTATTACAAAATTTATAA
- the dxs gene encoding 1-deoxy-D-xylulose-5-phosphate synthase, with amino-acid sequence MDIKDKSLKELEELSSQIRERIIDVVSRKGGHFSSTLGAVELTLGMHYVFDAYSDPFIFDVSHQCYPHKLLTSRWDEFETIRQFGGLSGFTKPKESPADYFVAGHSSTSISLAVGAAKSIKLKKEKKVPIVMIGDGSMSAGMVYEALNELGDLKLPVVIILNDNEMSIAKPIGAISKYLSKILAGKYYQSFKSKVDKFIRKNMPEGTTYLAKRFEEAFKLITPGILFEEMGIDYIGPIDGHDLKEVIETLQIAKAMQKPVIVHAHTIKGKGYKIAEGQHEEWHGVGPFNIKDGEFIKKEAPKSATAVFSDALLNLACKYENVVGVTAAMPSGTGINKLMDEFPERFWDVAIAEQHAITSMAAMAKEGFKPFITIYSTFLQRGFDQIIHDVCLMNLPVVFAMDRAGIVGNDGETHQGAFDISFLRFIPNMVLFAPRDNETLEESLEFAYNLNNPCAIRYPRGAFKKLNYAPTPFVLGKAEILKTGISSKLFIGYGAGVSRAIDTEALHNEDITIVDLRFVKPLDKNLLLELSKKYNDWYIFSDSQKQCGVGSAILEFLNDEKIHNVQLTSFEYNDKFIEHGDTKLVEQSLGLLPEQLVQKIK; translated from the coding sequence ATGGATATAAAAGATAAATCACTAAAAGAGTTAGAAGAACTTTCTTCCCAAATCAGAGAAAGAATAATCGATGTTGTATCAAGAAAAGGTGGACATTTTTCATCTACTCTTGGTGCAGTTGAGCTAACACTTGGAATGCACTATGTATTTGATGCTTATAGTGATCCTTTTATTTTCGATGTATCTCATCAATGTTATCCTCATAAACTTCTTACTTCTCGTTGGGATGAATTTGAAACAATAAGACAATTTGGTGGACTTAGTGGTTTTACAAAACCAAAAGAAAGTCCTGCTGATTATTTTGTAGCAGGACATAGTTCAACTTCTATTTCACTTGCAGTTGGTGCAGCAAAATCAATAAAACTAAAAAAAGAAAAGAAAGTTCCAATAGTTATGATTGGTGATGGTTCTATGAGTGCAGGAATGGTTTATGAAGCACTAAATGAACTTGGAGATTTGAAACTTCCTGTAGTAATTATCTTAAATGATAATGAAATGAGTATTGCAAAACCAATAGGTGCTATTTCAAAATATTTATCTAAAATTTTAGCTGGAAAATATTATCAAAGTTTTAAATCAAAAGTTGATAAATTTATAAGAAAAAATATGCCAGAAGGTACAACATATCTAGCAAAAAGATTTGAAGAGGCATTTAAACTTATAACTCCTGGTATTTTATTTGAAGAGATGGGAATTGACTATATTGGTCCTATTGATGGACATGACTTAAAAGAAGTTATTGAAACTTTACAAATAGCAAAAGCTATGCAAAAACCAGTAATTGTACATGCTCATACAATAAAAGGTAAAGGTTACAAAATAGCAGAAGGTCAACATGAAGAGTGGCATGGAGTGGGACCATTTAATATTAAAGATGGTGAATTTATAAAAAAAGAAGCTCCAAAATCTGCAACTGCAGTATTTTCAGATGCCCTTTTAAACTTAGCCTGTAAATATGAAAATGTAGTAGGAGTAACTGCTGCAATGCCAAGTGGTACAGGAATAAATAAACTTATGGATGAATTTCCTGAAAGATTTTGGGATGTTGCAATTGCTGAACAACACGCAATAACATCAATGGCAGCAATGGCAAAAGAAGGATTTAAACCATTTATTACTATTTATTCTACATTCTTACAAAGAGGTTTTGATCAAATTATTCATGATGTTTGTTTGATGAATTTACCTGTAGTTTTTGCGATGGACAGAGCAGGAATTGTAGGAAATGATGGAGAAACACATCAAGGTGCATTTGATATTTCATTTTTAAGATTTATTCCAAATATGGTTTTATTTGCTCCAAGAGATAATGAAACATTAGAAGAATCTTTAGAATTTGCATATAATTTAAATAATCCTTGTGCTATTAGATATCCAAGAGGAGCTTTTAAAAAATTGAATTATGCCCCTACTCCTTTTGTTTTAGGAAAAGCTGAAATATTAAAAACAGGAATATCAAGTAAATTATTCATTGGTTATGGAGCAGGAGTATCAAGAGCAATCGATACAGAAGCTTTGCATAATGAAGATATAACAATTGTAGATTTAAGATTTGTAAAACCTTTGGATAAAAATTTATTGTTAGAACTCTCTAAAAAATATAATGATTGGTATATTTTCAGTGATTCACAAAAACAATGTGGTGTTGGAAGTGCTATTTTAGAATTCCTAAATGATGAAAAAATACATAATGTTCAACTAACTTCTTTTGAATACAATGATAAATTTATAGAACATGGTGATACAAAACTTGTAGAACAAAGTCTAGGTTTACTTCCTGAACAATTAGTTCAAAAAATAAAATAA
- a CDS encoding Crp/Fnr family transcriptional regulator: CSFETNAEVLLIDYEKFKKEFLLKPEISMFFIKSLTRKIKALENFINYNISLNSIEKIAKFLYDNESILMNLKQVKIAQILNITPETLSRKIAKLKKENIVQNEKGYIKILDYKRLEGYINSQS, translated from the coding sequence TGCTCTTTTGAAACAAATGCTGAAGTTTTATTAATAGATTATGAAAAGTTTAAAAAGGAGTTTTTATTAAAACCTGAAATTTCTATGTTTTTTATAAAATCTTTAACAAGAAAAATAAAAGCATTAGAAAATTTTATTAATTACAATATTAGTCTAAATAGTATAGAAAAAATTGCTAAGTTTTTATATGATAATGAATCAATTCTGATGAATTTAAAACAAGTAAAGATTGCCCAAATTCTCAATATAACTCCTGAAACTTTATCTAGAAAAATTGCTAAATTAAAAAAAGAAAATATTGTGCAAAATGAAAAAGGTTATATAAAAATTCTTGATTATAAAAGGTTAGAAGGCTATATAAATAGTCAATCTTGA
- a CDS encoding ketopantoate reductase family protein encodes KNLKYLKENKIKLVHSTFSLNEKIEALSIEELVQLNPKDIDIIFLATKSMSTENISLKLEEWTKNKKEIPYFISLQNGVENEDIMCEHYNKEYVIGGLTRLIAAHTITLGHVESTGEVQTILGAMYPTKQNQEFLENLKKELDKTDTTTFLSQNIKLELWNKLIINNGLNAICALLGEKTGTLINDKKVSKLIHGLMSETALASKVAGVDITKENVDKMFELMTKFESIKPSMLIDLEKNRDLELEDICGVVIKNCEKQNLDAPYTRAVSTILEFSYNKQRNI; translated from the coding sequence AAAAATCTTAAATATTTAAAAGAGAATAAAATAAAGTTAGTTCACTCAACATTTAGTTTAAATGAAAAAATTGAAGCTTTAAGTATAGAAGAACTTGTACAATTAAATCCAAAAGATATAGATATTATTTTTTTAGCAACAAAATCTATGAGTACAGAAAATATCTCTTTAAAATTAGAAGAGTGGACAAAAAATAAAAAAGAGATACCATATTTTATCTCTTTACAAAATGGTGTTGAAAATGAAGATATTATGTGCGAACATTATAATAAAGAGTATGTTATTGGTGGATTAACAAGACTTATTGCAGCTCATACAATAACTTTAGGTCATGTGGAATCAACAGGAGAAGTTCAAACTATTTTAGGAGCAATGTATCCAACAAAACAAAATCAAGAATTTTTAGAAAATCTAAAAAAAGAGCTTGATAAAACTGATACGACTACATTTTTAAGCCAAAATATTAAACTTGAGCTTTGGAATAAACTTATTATTAACAATGGTCTAAATGCAATTTGTGCACTACTTGGTGAAAAAACAGGTACTTTAATAAATGATAAAAAAGTTTCAAAATTAATTCATGGACTTATGAGTGAAACAGCACTTGCTTCAAAAGTTGCAGGAGTTGATATAACTAAAGAGAATGTAGATAAGATGTTTGAACTTATGACAAAGTTTGAATCAATTAAACCTTCAATGTTAATTGATTTGGAAAAAAATAGAGATTTAGAACTTGAAGATATTTGTGGAGTTGTTATAAAAAACTGTGAAAAACAGAATTTAGATGCACCATATACTAGAGCAGTTTCAACTATTTTAGAGTTTTCTTATAATAAACAAAGAAATATCTAA
- the ung gene encoding uracil-DNA glycosylase, translated as MTWKDIIENEQQKAYYGKLKEELDKRYETSVVFPEKQNIFKAFSLTKLDNLKVVILGQDPYHGFGQAQGLSFSTPSNIKNPPSMMNILKEINDDLGKKSICEDGDLTSWAKQGVLLLNTILTVEESKPKSHHNLGWEIFTDNIIKFISDNNENIIFILWGSPAISKSKLIDKKKHHILTSPHPSPLSSYRGFFGCKHFSKTNEILKSLGKEEITW; from the coding sequence ATGACTTGGAAAGATATTATTGAGAATGAACAACAAAAAGCATATTATGGAAAATTGAAAGAAGAGTTAGATAAAAGATATGAGACATCAGTGGTTTTTCCAGAAAAACAAAATATTTTTAAAGCTTTTTCTCTTACAAAGTTGGATAATTTAAAAGTAGTAATTCTAGGACAAGATCCTTATCATGGTTTTGGACAAGCTCAAGGTTTATCTTTTTCAACACCAAGCAACATAAAAAATCCTCCTTCAATGATGAATATTTTAAAAGAGATAAATGATGATTTAGGAAAAAAATCTATTTGTGAAGATGGTGATTTAACATCTTGGGCAAAACAAGGAGTATTACTTTTAAATACAATTTTAACTGTAGAAGAATCAAAACCAAAATCACATCATAATCTTGGTTGGGAAATATTTACAGATAATATTATCAAATTTATAAGTGATAATAATGAGAATATCATTTTTATTTTATGGGGAAGTCCAGCTATTTCAAAATCAAAATTAATTGATAAGAAAAAACATCATATTTTAACTTCTCCTCATCCAAGTCCACTTTCATCTTATAGAGGTTTTTTTGGTTGTAAACATTTTTCAAAAACAAATGAAATTTTAAAAAGTTTAGGAAAAGAAGAGATAACTTGGTAA
- a CDS encoding nitrous oxide-stimulated promoter family protein, translated as MTKEKYESEIHTLKKFYELFCKDKHTNLKNKNITLKYKDASYSLNFYLCDECFEAINYSFDRLQVCPHEIKPRCRNCQNPCYEKQRWKYIAKVMKYSAIKLSLSKVKSKIFKLFD; from the coding sequence ATGACAAAAGAAAAATATGAATCAGAGATACATACATTAAAAAAATTTTATGAACTTTTTTGTAAAGATAAACATACTAATCTAAAAAATAAAAATATTACTTTAAAATATAAGGATGCTTCTTATTCTTTAAATTTTTATTTATGTGATGAATGTTTTGAAGCGATAAATTACTCTTTCGATAGATTGCAAGTATGTCCACATGAGATAAAACCTCGTTGTAGAAACTGCCAAAATCCTTGTTATGAAAAGCAAAGATGGAAATATATTGCGAAAGTTATGAAATATTCTGCAATAAAATTGTCTTTAAGTAAAGTAAAGTCGAAGATTTTTAAGCTCTTTGATTAA
- the maf gene encoding septum formation inhibitor Maf → MIRLGSNSPTRALILKNFGIDFIQNGGDFDEDSIKTTNPKSFCYEATLGKFKELYKKYGVEDMALLVADSVVTCEGKLLRKAKDYDDAKAMLELQSENKTSVITCMIYKSKEKEFIDISITTYQFSEFKKEDMKEYLNSGECFGKAGAIMVEGFCKPYIKNVIGYESTAMGLCVEKLKMFL, encoded by the coding sequence TTGATAAGACTTGGCTCAAATTCACCAACTCGTGCACTTATTTTAAAAAACTTTGGAATTGATTTTATTCAAAATGGTGGAGATTTTGATGAAGATAGTATAAAAACAACAAATCCAAAATCATTTTGTTATGAAGCAACTTTAGGAAAATTCAAAGAACTTTATAAAAAATATGGTGTTGAAGATATGGCACTTTTAGTTGCAGATAGTGTTGTTACTTGTGAAGGGAAACTTTTAAGAAAAGCAAAAGATTATGATGATGCTAAAGCTATGCTTGAACTTCAAAGTGAAAATAAAACTTCAGTTATTACTTGTATGATTTATAAATCAAAAGAGAAAGAATTTATTGATATTTCTATTACAACTTATCAATTTTCAGAATTTAAAAAAGAAGATATGAAAGAGTATTTAAACTCAGGTGAATGTTTTGGAAAAGCTGGAGCAATAATGGTTGAAGGATTTTGTAAACCTTATATAAAAAATGTTATTGGATATGAAAGTACAGCCATGGGACTTTGTGTAGAAAAGTTAAAAATGTTTTTATAA